One region of Qipengyuania sp. SS22 genomic DNA includes:
- a CDS encoding ZIP family metal transporter: MAEWRKPPPWLVGGAMHAAAGLATAVAAVELVPRAIERIEMWSLAIGLVCGSLASLGIARLSRVISASLPSRGMRATTVGAYVAVGADLLTDGLMTGSGAAVAASLGILLALSQVIGNLPGGFAIAANFRATAIPRNQRLVMLSAYPLLPLLGAVIGYFTLKNAGDFATGITLAFLAGLLLTATIEEIVPEADQSGAPRRVSSPAFACGFAMLLLLSSYLSA, from the coding sequence TTGGCCGAATGGCGCAAGCCGCCTCCCTGGCTTGTCGGTGGAGCGATGCACGCCGCAGCGGGGCTTGCCACTGCGGTCGCCGCGGTAGAACTGGTACCCCGCGCAATCGAGCGGATCGAGATGTGGTCGCTCGCAATCGGGCTCGTTTGTGGATCCCTTGCCTCTCTAGGCATTGCCCGTTTGTCTCGGGTTATCAGTGCGAGCCTCCCGAGCAGAGGAATGCGCGCCACCACGGTCGGAGCATATGTGGCAGTTGGCGCCGACTTGCTGACCGATGGGCTGATGACCGGCAGCGGCGCGGCGGTCGCGGCAAGTCTCGGCATATTGTTGGCGCTGTCGCAGGTCATCGGTAACCTTCCCGGCGGCTTTGCCATTGCCGCCAATTTTAGGGCTACGGCCATACCGCGAAACCAACGGCTCGTGATGCTATCGGCTTACCCTCTCTTGCCACTTCTCGGCGCTGTAATCGGATATTTTACGCTGAAGAACGCGGGAGATTTCGCGACCGGCATCACCCTTGCGTTTCTCGCCGGTCTCCTGCTGACCGCAACGATTGAGGAAATCGTACCCGAAGCAGACCAGTCAGGTGCGCCCCGCCGCGTTTCAAGCCCCGCATTCGCCTGTGGCTTCGCGATGCTTCTCTTATTGTCGAGTTACCTTTCGGCCTAG
- a CDS encoding PQQ-dependent sugar dehydrogenase, protein MNRLAHLIIPLTIALAACQVSSDPDLDQTGERPNLPEQSDALVPAMEIPTPEAWGDELPTVPEGYAVTAIAQDLKIPRQMLVLPNGDLLVAEGSGGNAPKLRPKDVIAGFIKNRGKSPVEGGDRITLLRDQDGDGQTDLQTTFIDDLNAPYGLAFVDGTLYVANQDNLVSFEYTEGATSIAGPGTELTKLPAKINHHWTKSMTVSPDGSKLYVGIGSNSNVGERGMDVEENRAVVWEIDRETGASRIFASGLRNPTALAFDPWNDQLWAVVNERDELGPQLVPDYLASVRDGAFYGWPYSYFGQNVDPRIKPARPDLVRKAVVPDYALGSHVATLGLDFTSDARMGSRFGEGAFIGMHGSWNRSDPSGYKVVFVPFRNGRPNGEPIDLLTGFLKDGQARGRPVGVTYDAAHGALYVADDVSNTVWRVVPLNWSPRSLPREVSPKSQERRSSSMPSATS, encoded by the coding sequence ATGAACCGCCTCGCCCATCTCATAATTCCGCTAACCATCGCGCTTGCCGCCTGCCAGGTTAGCAGCGATCCCGATCTCGACCAGACCGGTGAGCGACCCAATCTTCCCGAACAGAGCGATGCGCTCGTCCCCGCGATGGAGATTCCCACACCGGAAGCGTGGGGCGATGAACTGCCGACCGTACCCGAAGGCTACGCCGTCACGGCTATCGCGCAGGACCTCAAGATCCCGCGGCAGATGCTTGTCCTGCCCAATGGGGACTTGCTGGTTGCCGAAGGCTCGGGTGGCAACGCGCCGAAGCTGAGGCCCAAAGACGTCATCGCCGGCTTCATTAAGAACCGCGGCAAGAGCCCGGTCGAAGGCGGAGACCGGATCACCCTGCTGCGCGATCAGGACGGAGACGGACAGACCGATCTCCAGACCACTTTCATCGACGATCTCAATGCACCCTACGGCCTAGCCTTCGTGGATGGAACTTTATACGTCGCCAATCAGGATAATCTGGTCAGCTTCGAATATACCGAAGGGGCCACAAGTATCGCCGGGCCGGGCACCGAGCTCACCAAGCTTCCGGCGAAGATCAACCACCACTGGACCAAGTCGATGACCGTCAGTCCCGACGGATCGAAACTCTATGTCGGTATCGGCTCGAACAGCAATGTCGGCGAGCGTGGCATGGATGTCGAAGAAAACCGCGCCGTGGTTTGGGAGATCGATCGCGAAACCGGAGCAAGCCGCATTTTCGCTTCCGGGCTGCGCAACCCCACTGCCCTGGCCTTCGACCCGTGGAACGATCAGCTCTGGGCGGTCGTCAATGAGCGTGACGAACTGGGGCCGCAACTGGTCCCCGATTACCTGGCGTCGGTCCGCGACGGCGCCTTCTATGGCTGGCCTTACAGCTATTTCGGACAGAATGTTGATCCGAGAATCAAGCCCGCACGCCCTGATCTTGTGAGGAAGGCCGTCGTGCCCGACTACGCCCTCGGCTCTCACGTCGCCACACTCGGTCTCGATTTTACCAGCGATGCCAGAATGGGCAGCCGGTTCGGCGAAGGAGCCTTTATCGGTATGCACGGAAGCTGGAACCGCAGCGATCCATCGGGCTACAAAGTCGTTTTCGTGCCTTTCCGCAACGGTCGGCCAAATGGTGAACCCATCGACCTTCTCACCGGTTTCCTCAAGGACGGCCAAGCGCGAGGACGTCCAGTGGGCGTAACCTATGATGCGGCGCACGGCGCCCTTTATGTTGCAGACGATGTGTCGAATACCGTCTGGCGGGTTGTCCCGCTAAACTGGTCGCCCCGAAGCTTGCCTCGGGAGGTGTCCCCAAAATCTCAGGAAAGACGGTCGTCGTCTATGCCTTCAGCCACGAGTTAG
- a CDS encoding DUF2231 domain-containing protein, with the protein MDRPVTQSRSFANPLHAILLAFPVALYPSALLTDITYLNTAEIQWANFSSWLIVGADLFAGLLLAWALIGLFFERAPHAKGGGNFYLAIVAAMFAFGVLNAFQHARDGWHSVETLGLVLSISCSVLALIAASIAYGRYTVEKRK; encoded by the coding sequence ATGGACCGCCCAGTCACGCAGTCCCGTTCTTTCGCCAATCCGTTGCACGCCATCCTGCTGGCCTTTCCAGTGGCGCTTTATCCTTCCGCTCTGCTGACCGACATCACCTATCTCAATACGGCCGAAATCCAGTGGGCGAACTTCTCCTCGTGGCTGATTGTAGGCGCGGATCTTTTCGCCGGACTCTTACTCGCCTGGGCGTTGATCGGTCTGTTTTTCGAGCGTGCACCACATGCAAAGGGGGGTGGAAACTTTTACCTCGCTATCGTCGCCGCGATGTTCGCGTTCGGCGTTCTCAACGCTTTCCAGCATGCGCGCGACGGCTGGCATTCGGTCGAAACGCTGGGCCTCGTCCTGTCGATTTCGTGCTCGGTCCTCGCCTTGATTGCGGCCTCTATCGCCTATGGCAGGTATACGGTGGAGAAACGGAAATGA